In a single window of the Microbacterium sp. SL75 genome:
- a CDS encoding putative Ig domain-containing protein, whose amino-acid sequence MMLKKSPTLAIALIVAVLGVLFSSSSAAVAAGTEIAVGGEPTSIAVSPDGGTLYIGHYATGEVTIVATATRSIEGSIAAGADLTDLAVTPDGEYLFTATGSAIQKFSTTGRDLVRDWALDGSSAGIAVSPDGLAAYATSGDVLKAYLPTGVATLAVVGGSPTSLAITPDGKRILTTSGDDDTVSIVSVDERKVEATVPVGIYPTDVAIAPDGGLALVANGVGSVSVIDLTDDSVLDTINVGQTPVAVTVSTDSQWGYVANANDNSVSVLSRQTRSVVRTIPTGNRPVAVVLSPDGDNLYVLNNVSGSVSVLTIERAPAFTASTPSDTATVGTAYTYAFAASGSPAPTFQLADGSLPDGLTLSSDGILSGTPTTTGASSFRVTASNGVDPDATTDVITIDVNPEPVAPRFTASTPDKIATVGIKYSYTFAASGYPTPLFTVSQGSLPDGLELDQFDGSLRGYPTTLGASTFTVTADNGVDPGASTGPITITTEPAPAAPVFTASTPPPAATVGTPYSYRFTAGGYPEPQFSIARGALPEGLTLSSDGWVSGTPTAAGASTFAVTASNGSGPDVRADPITVTVSPAPQVANLPDQQVHGDATPPTANELAVTGNDASLAAPLLGAGLIAAGVIATGFHRRHRTQE is encoded by the coding sequence ATGATGCTGAAGAAATCTCCAACGCTCGCTATCGCTCTTATTGTTGCCGTTCTGGGCGTGCTCTTTAGTTCATCTAGCGCCGCCGTGGCGGCCGGAACGGAAATAGCGGTGGGCGGCGAGCCCACGTCGATCGCCGTGAGCCCCGACGGAGGGACGCTGTACATAGGTCATTACGCTACCGGCGAGGTGACGATCGTCGCGACCGCGACGAGATCTATCGAGGGCAGCATCGCAGCGGGTGCCGATTTGACCGACCTGGCCGTGACACCGGACGGTGAGTACCTGTTCACGGCAACCGGATCGGCGATCCAAAAGTTCTCGACAACGGGGCGAGATCTCGTCCGCGACTGGGCGCTCGACGGGTCCAGCGCCGGTATCGCCGTGAGCCCCGATGGGCTCGCTGCTTACGCGACGTCCGGTGATGTCCTGAAGGCCTATCTCCCTACCGGTGTAGCGACGCTGGCGGTGGTCGGCGGCTCTCCGACGTCGCTCGCGATCACGCCCGACGGCAAACGGATCCTGACGACGAGCGGAGACGATGACACCGTCTCGATCGTGTCGGTCGATGAGCGGAAGGTCGAGGCGACTGTCCCTGTGGGAATCTATCCGACGGACGTGGCAATAGCGCCGGACGGGGGGCTGGCACTGGTGGCGAACGGGGTGGGCTCGGTATCCGTTATCGATCTCACCGACGACTCGGTGCTGGACACGATCAACGTGGGGCAAACCCCCGTGGCGGTGACAGTAAGCACCGACAGCCAATGGGGTTATGTCGCCAACGCCAATGACAACTCCGTCTCTGTGCTTTCCCGGCAGACCCGGTCGGTCGTGCGCACCATTCCGACGGGCAACCGTCCGGTGGCGGTCGTTCTGAGTCCCGATGGCGACAACTTGTACGTGTTGAACAATGTGAGCGGAAGTGTTTCCGTTCTCACCATCGAGCGTGCCCCGGCGTTCACTGCCTCTACGCCCAGCGACACCGCAACGGTGGGCACCGCCTACACGTACGCCTTCGCCGCATCGGGCTCCCCGGCGCCCACGTTCCAGCTCGCTGACGGGTCGCTCCCGGACGGGCTGACGTTGAGTTCAGACGGCATCTTGTCGGGCACGCCGACGACAACCGGCGCGAGTTCATTCCGCGTCACCGCGTCCAACGGTGTCGATCCCGACGCGACCACCGACGTGATCACCATCGATGTGAACCCCGAACCGGTGGCCCCGCGCTTCACCGCTTCGACACCCGACAAGATCGCGACGGTCGGGATCAAGTACTCCTACACGTTCGCCGCATCCGGATACCCCACACCGCTGTTCACCGTGTCACAGGGATCTCTGCCGGACGGTCTCGAGCTCGATCAGTTCGACGGGAGCCTGAGGGGGTACCCCACCACCCTCGGCGCCAGCACATTCACCGTGACCGCAGACAACGGAGTGGATCCCGGGGCCTCGACCGGCCCCATCACGATTACCACTGAGCCGGCGCCTGCAGCGCCCGTCTTCACCGCATCGACGCCGCCACCAGCGGCGACAGTCGGAACGCCCTACTCCTATCGATTCACCGCAGGCGGATACCCCGAGCCGCAGTTCTCGATCGCGCGGGGTGCGCTGCCGGAGGGCCTCACGTTGAGCAGTGACGGATGGGTGTCAGGAACTCCCACGGCCGCGGGCGCGAGCACTTTCGCCGTTACCGCGTCCAACGGCAGCGGCCCTGACGTCAGGGCCGACCCCATCACGGTCACCGTTTCCCCGGCGCCTCAGGTTGCAAACCTGCCCGACCAGCAGGTCCACGGCGACGCGACGCCACCAACCGCCAACGAGCTGGCGGTGACCGGCAACGACGCCAGCCTCGCCGCGCCCTTGCTCGGCGCCGGACTGATTGCTGCGGGCGTGATCGCTACGGGTTTTCACCGGAGGCACCGTACGCAGGAGTGA
- a CDS encoding helix-turn-helix domain-containing protein: MPKHLEHLFAGYPPILSARDVAEVLGLNSKTVYEYLQSGELPAYHIGSKWVIVRDEVVEYISSTSNVADRSTPEVATPSS; the protein is encoded by the coding sequence ATGCCTAAGCACCTCGAGCACCTGTTCGCTGGATATCCGCCGATCCTTTCCGCCAGAGACGTCGCCGAGGTGCTCGGGTTGAACAGCAAGACCGTCTATGAGTACTTGCAGTCCGGCGAGCTGCCCGCGTACCACATCGGCTCGAAGTGGGTCATCGTGCGAGACGAGGTGGTCGAGTACATATCGAGCACCTCGAACGTGGCTGACCGGAGCACCCCTGAGGTGGCGACGCCCTCGAGCTGA
- a CDS encoding acetoacetate decarboxylase family protein, translating to MLASEVLQLLTTPANVPSIAHSGAPSIRRSILRVDYVTDEHAARKLLPEPLHLPLIPRASVFFTQFFNSHGDVPLLEVTQSIEAVSSAGVVGDYIQAVYTDNVTSIIHNREAYLQPVLYGVGSIVHRDGASNFSLTVNDTVVVRGSAGYRSEPMFADDAVEFLQRPKFFLKVLGRPALGEPAKPTLFMLRSAKLEVGDAYRVPSRLTLDGHIMAPFDQLPVRHIDSCHTFETTWSIGETEVLHRY from the coding sequence GTGCTAGCTTCCGAGGTCCTGCAGCTGCTGACCACGCCTGCCAATGTGCCGTCCATCGCTCACTCAGGTGCGCCGAGTATTCGCCGGAGCATTCTTCGCGTCGATTATGTGACCGATGAGCACGCCGCGCGCAAGCTCCTTCCGGAGCCCCTGCATCTGCCTCTGATTCCGCGCGCCAGCGTGTTCTTCACGCAGTTCTTCAACTCGCACGGGGATGTTCCCCTCCTCGAAGTGACGCAGTCGATCGAAGCGGTCAGCTCGGCAGGCGTCGTGGGGGACTACATCCAGGCGGTCTACACGGACAATGTGACCTCGATCATCCACAACCGTGAGGCCTACCTGCAGCCCGTGCTGTACGGCGTAGGGTCGATCGTGCACCGCGACGGAGCGAGCAACTTCTCGCTGACCGTGAACGATACCGTCGTCGTTCGCGGGAGTGCGGGCTACCGAAGCGAGCCGATGTTCGCCGACGACGCCGTCGAGTTCCTGCAGCGCCCCAAATTCTTCCTGAAGGTGCTCGGGCGGCCGGCATTGGGTGAGCCAGCGAAGCCCACTCTCTTCATGCTGCGCAGCGCAAAGCTCGAGGTCGGCGACGCCTACCGGGTGCCGTCGCGGCTTACCCTCGACGGCCACATCATGGCCCCGTTCGACCAGCTGCCCGTACGTCACATCGACTCGTGTCACACATTCGAAACCACGTGGTCGATCGGCGAAACGGAAGTCCTGCACCGCTACTGA
- a CDS encoding signal peptidase I, with amino-acid sequence MRILSFLRWSIVGALLALLIAPAAITLATGTQLVVVDGKSMTPTYEFGDLVLIGDPHPDDFQPGHVVTVGRPDGSMYTHRIQEITDGEALLKGDGNTAADPDTISYDQLVGAVRGHIGGPLAAVLAYVQTTPARISLAVLVLALLLLPLERRPADAKDGEDGEDGGREDGDTDPADQKDPPATSAEDTDRVLGDVFGLAGDRHPHTEKPSLLAPQEQNGPIRRRSPQW; translated from the coding sequence ATGCGCATCCTCTCCTTCCTCCGTTGGAGCATCGTAGGCGCGTTGCTCGCCCTGCTCATCGCCCCCGCCGCCATCACTCTGGCCACCGGGACCCAGCTCGTCGTCGTCGATGGGAAGTCCATGACGCCCACCTACGAGTTCGGCGACCTTGTTCTCATCGGCGACCCCCACCCCGACGACTTTCAACCCGGCCACGTCGTCACCGTCGGACGCCCCGACGGAAGCATGTATACCCACCGCATCCAAGAGATCACCGACGGTGAGGCCCTCCTGAAGGGCGACGGCAACACCGCGGCGGACCCCGACACGATCTCCTACGACCAGCTCGTAGGCGCCGTCCGCGGCCACATCGGCGGCCCGCTCGCCGCCGTTCTCGCCTACGTCCAAACCACCCCCGCGCGTATCAGCCTTGCCGTCCTCGTTCTCGCCCTTCTCCTGCTTCCCCTCGAACGTCGGCCCGCCGACGCCAAGGACGGCGAGGACGGCGAGGACGGGGGTCGGGAAGACGGTGATACCGACCCCGCGGACCAGAAGGACCCCCCGGCCACCTCGGCGGAGGACACGGACCGGGTGCTCGGGGACGTTTTCGGGCTCGCCGGAGACCGGCATCCCCACACCGAAAAGCCCTCCCTCCTCGCCCCCCAAGAACAGAACGGTCCCATACGGCGGCGGTCCCCGCAGTGGTGA
- the nhaA gene encoding Na+/H+ antiporter NhaA, with translation MSHDTTRAPQWPGYAEVHRVTTLLRRESVGGILLVVVAIGAVVWANSPASEAYFALRDFRFGYAPWHLELSVGSWAADGLLAVFFFLVGLELKREIVVGSLRRLGTAIVPVTAAFAGVAVPALLYVAIVHAQPSLLAGWAIPTATDIAFAVAVLALVGSHLPGPLRIFLLTLAVVDDLIAIAIIAVFYTSDIALVPLAVFAVLVVVYGVIAHRGRAWFARTSWGAWVVLLPIGFAAWAFLHASGVHATIAGVALAFTIPVAASRRQPEVRGMDLAEQFEHRFRPLSAGIAVPLFAFFAAGVSVGGGEGLLRAVTDPVTLGVVAGLVLGKPLGILLGVRLLTLVTKVRLDPALKWIDLAGVGLLAGIGFTVSLLIAELSFPDGSPHTDDAKIAIMVASLLASILASSVLLLRNRRYKQLALAEKVDADGDDVPDVYQRPRPEAG, from the coding sequence ATGAGCCACGACACCACCCGCGCGCCCCAGTGGCCCGGATACGCCGAAGTCCACCGCGTCACGACGCTTCTGCGCCGCGAATCCGTCGGCGGCATTCTGCTGGTTGTGGTCGCGATCGGCGCGGTCGTGTGGGCCAACTCCCCCGCGTCCGAGGCGTACTTCGCGCTGCGCGACTTCCGTTTCGGCTACGCGCCATGGCACCTCGAGTTGAGCGTCGGGTCGTGGGCGGCGGACGGCCTGCTGGCGGTCTTCTTCTTCCTGGTCGGCCTCGAGCTCAAGCGTGAGATCGTCGTCGGGAGCCTCCGCCGACTGGGGACCGCGATCGTGCCGGTGACGGCCGCCTTCGCGGGGGTCGCCGTGCCCGCCCTCCTCTACGTCGCGATCGTGCACGCGCAGCCGAGCCTGCTGGCGGGGTGGGCCATTCCCACCGCGACCGACATCGCTTTCGCGGTGGCGGTGCTGGCGCTGGTCGGCTCGCATCTGCCCGGTCCCCTGCGCATCTTCCTGTTGACGCTCGCGGTCGTCGACGACCTGATCGCGATCGCGATCATCGCCGTCTTCTACACCAGCGACATCGCGCTGGTGCCGCTGGCGGTCTTCGCCGTGCTCGTCGTCGTCTACGGCGTCATCGCCCACCGTGGCCGCGCGTGGTTCGCCCGCACATCCTGGGGCGCCTGGGTCGTGCTGCTGCCGATCGGCTTCGCCGCGTGGGCGTTCCTGCACGCCTCGGGGGTGCACGCGACGATCGCCGGAGTCGCGCTCGCCTTCACGATCCCGGTCGCCGCCTCGCGCCGTCAGCCCGAGGTGCGGGGCATGGACCTCGCCGAGCAGTTCGAGCACCGCTTCCGTCCCCTGTCGGCGGGCATTGCCGTGCCGTTGTTCGCCTTCTTCGCGGCGGGGGTCTCGGTCGGCGGCGGCGAGGGACTGCTCCGCGCTGTGACGGACCCCGTCACCCTCGGCGTCGTAGCCGGTCTCGTGCTCGGCAAGCCCCTCGGCATCCTGCTCGGTGTCCGCCTGCTCACTCTCGTGACGAAGGTCCGGCTCGACCCCGCTCTGAAGTGGATCGACCTGGCCGGGGTGGGCCTGCTCGCCGGGATCGGCTTCACCGTCTCGCTGTTGATCGCCGAGCTGAGCTTCCCCGACGGCTCGCCCCACACCGACGACGCGAAGATCGCGATCATGGTCGCCTCGCTTCTGGCATCCATCCTCGCCTCGTCCGTGCTCCTCTTGCGCAACCGGCGCTACAAGCAGTTGGCTCTCGCCGAGAAGGTGGATGCCGACGGCGACGACGTGCCCGACGTATACCAACGGCCGCGACCCGAGGCCGGCTGA
- a CDS encoding RCC1 domain-containing protein produces the protein MGVLATGVISTPAATGAWFTADKTVSSNSLTAATLQPVSGLKAVKSSIGVDVSWTSALQQSWATANSVTSEPTYTVTRTIDGANPTAISTGTNLSVTDQYGKSVSIKPTVIDSGSSIAGYIRSDGTLMMWGSSSASGLANASRQSSSVPIAASIPAGNPIINMALNGWSGAAVSSTGKLFTWGPGLHGGKNCSDESSPPDTIQLPAGVTPIAASPGVGSYCSLLVLDSTGQLWQRGGSVGGTSTTFFKVNLPGGRTVKQLTRRETVLASDGTVWSWGNNSRGQFGNGTTTGSSTPVQAIFPEGTVITSVSADSQAPSFVAIASGGRDLYAWGYNDSYGALGLGSVKEENILTPTRMKTPENQWFSDAQIKSSTTVIVSGSDSSKLYSVGYASNGRAGNGVINNTATGNFIQMDVASNISATKLATGNSQAYFVDKSTNNLYGWGYAVDGSTGAALFGNNQTSPDVYAKPTQVQTNLQLSSDSARYFCGVGTTSNSDGYCVPNGVAEYSVTYPYQAWTSSSAKATASAQSPPP, from the coding sequence ATGGGCGTTCTCGCAACGGGAGTCATCTCGACCCCCGCCGCAACGGGAGCCTGGTTCACCGCAGACAAAACGGTGAGCAGCAACTCGTTGACGGCGGCCACCCTTCAGCCCGTCAGCGGCCTAAAAGCCGTCAAGTCCTCGATCGGTGTGGATGTGTCGTGGACGAGCGCACTGCAACAGTCGTGGGCAACCGCTAACTCGGTCACCTCTGAACCGACGTACACCGTCACCCGCACCATCGACGGTGCCAACCCGACGGCGATCAGCACAGGTACGAACCTTTCGGTGACTGACCAGTACGGCAAATCGGTCTCCATCAAGCCCACCGTAATCGACTCTGGATCATCGATTGCCGGCTACATCAGGAGTGACGGGACCCTCATGATGTGGGGGTCAAGCTCCGCATCAGGGCTCGCTAACGCGTCCAGGCAGTCAAGCAGTGTACCGATTGCCGCCAGCATTCCGGCGGGAAACCCGATCATCAACATGGCGCTGAACGGGTGGTCAGGCGCGGCCGTGAGTTCTACCGGGAAACTGTTCACTTGGGGCCCGGGCCTACATGGCGGCAAGAACTGCAGCGACGAGTCATCCCCGCCTGACACCATTCAACTCCCCGCAGGAGTGACGCCCATCGCCGCGTCGCCGGGTGTCGGCTCCTACTGCTCACTCCTCGTTCTCGACTCCACCGGCCAGCTGTGGCAACGCGGTGGATCGGTCGGCGGTACCTCCACCACCTTCTTCAAAGTGAACCTGCCCGGTGGTCGTACGGTGAAACAGCTCACGAGGCGAGAAACGGTTCTTGCCTCAGATGGCACGGTCTGGTCGTGGGGTAACAACAGCCGAGGTCAATTCGGGAACGGGACCACAACCGGAAGCTCCACGCCGGTTCAGGCCATCTTTCCAGAGGGAACGGTGATAACTTCCGTATCTGCAGACTCGCAAGCTCCCTCTTTCGTCGCAATTGCCTCAGGGGGCCGGGACCTGTATGCATGGGGATATAACGATTCGTACGGCGCACTGGGGTTGGGAAGCGTTAAAGAGGAGAACATTCTCACGCCCACCCGCATGAAAACACCCGAGAATCAATGGTTTTCAGATGCACAGATCAAGTCATCCACAACCGTCATTGTTTCAGGATCGGACAGCAGCAAGCTGTACAGCGTCGGCTACGCCTCCAACGGGCGCGCAGGCAACGGAGTAATCAACAATACAGCTACCGGAAACTTCATCCAGATGGATGTTGCGTCGAATATCTCCGCCACCAAACTCGCTACCGGAAACTCGCAGGCATACTTCGTCGACAAAAGCACCAACAATCTCTACGGGTGGGGCTATGCCGTGGATGGATCCACTGGCGCTGCTCTTTTCGGGAACAATCAGACTTCCCCGGATGTTTACGCGAAACCCACTCAGGTGCAAACAAATCTGCAACTATCGTCAGATAGCGCCCGGTATTTCTGTGGAGTTGGAACCACGTCGAATAGTGACGGTTATTGTGTCCCAAACGGGGTTGCCGAGTACTCCGTCACGTATCCGTATCAGGCTTGGACGTCCTCCTCCGCGAAAGCGACCGCGAGTGCACAATCCCCTCCGCCGTGA
- a CDS encoding response regulator transcription factor, which yields MTLLDKRSEPTSPSNFSACATAVVVDDDPHVRSVLTRIIESAGYATDAFDNGAEGARAALAIRPDLVTMDLTLPGMDGIEAIRRIRSAGSSAHIIVISGLHDDADKVSAFDAGADDYVTKPFRSRELRARIDAVTRRLNR from the coding sequence ATGACTCTTCTCGACAAGCGTTCAGAACCCACAAGCCCTTCGAACTTCTCTGCCTGCGCCACCGCTGTCGTCGTCGACGATGATCCGCACGTCCGGTCCGTGCTCACGCGAATCATCGAGAGCGCCGGATACGCGACCGACGCCTTCGACAACGGAGCCGAAGGCGCTCGCGCGGCGCTGGCCATCCGCCCCGACCTGGTCACGATGGACCTGACCCTTCCCGGCATGGACGGCATCGAAGCCATTCGACGCATACGATCCGCCGGATCCAGCGCGCACATCATCGTCATCTCCGGCCTGCACGACGACGCCGACAAGGTCTCGGCCTTCGACGCCGGCGCGGACGACTACGTCACCAAACCCTTCCGCTCCCGAGAACTTCGAGCCCGCATAGACGCCGTCACTCGGCGCCTCAACCGCTGA
- a CDS encoding cation:proton antiporter — protein sequence MSVPLLVVGCSLLVWALWSRVFRKATVNGPIVMTALGLLGGALLPVQGELFLESKATLFFAEIVLAYLLFVDALEVRGSFRSHFTGVPARLLGIGLPLSLVLVLAVGLILPLGLSVAVILAIACISVPADFSPETSIVRDDRVPARVRRWLNVESGYNDGLVSPLLLGAVAFASAGTTGDAGRAFAVAAPAGLIAILVGAAAGAAIGGAMRFADGRGWTEPQSMRIAFIATPLIVFGLAVALQGNGFVAVFVAGVALRLARGASGVASVEISLLDDLSWLLNLLLWLAFGFASIVLLSETYDWWPAIVLALVALTVGRFLPVLLALIGTEATRKERFFVAAMGPRGAASIVFGLIAANALPGEEGFLVLAATCMVVLGSVVLHGIAGPLLVRRFWPGRVAAA from the coding sequence GTGTCCGTCCCCCTGCTCGTCGTCGGCTGCTCCCTGCTCGTCTGGGCGCTGTGGAGCCGCGTCTTCCGGAAGGCCACGGTCAACGGACCGATCGTGATGACCGCTCTCGGCCTGCTCGGGGGCGCGCTGCTGCCGGTGCAGGGCGAGCTGTTCCTCGAGTCGAAGGCCACGCTCTTCTTCGCCGAGATCGTGCTGGCCTACCTGCTCTTCGTCGACGCGCTGGAGGTTCGCGGCTCCTTCCGCTCGCACTTCACCGGGGTGCCGGCGCGGCTGCTCGGCATCGGCCTGCCGCTGTCGCTCGTCCTCGTGCTGGCGGTCGGTCTGATCCTGCCGCTGGGGTTGTCGGTGGCGGTGATCCTGGCGATCGCGTGCATCTCGGTGCCCGCCGACTTCTCGCCCGAGACCTCGATCGTGCGCGACGACCGCGTTCCGGCGCGGGTACGGCGGTGGCTCAACGTCGAGAGCGGGTACAACGACGGCCTGGTCTCGCCGCTCCTGCTCGGTGCGGTGGCCTTCGCCTCCGCGGGGACGACGGGCGACGCCGGACGTGCGTTCGCGGTGGCCGCCCCCGCGGGGCTCATCGCGATCCTCGTCGGGGCTGCCGCGGGGGCCGCGATCGGGGGAGCGATGCGCTTCGCCGACGGGCGAGGATGGACCGAGCCCCAGAGCATGCGTATCGCCTTCATCGCCACGCCCCTGATCGTTTTCGGCCTCGCCGTCGCGTTGCAGGGCAACGGGTTCGTCGCCGTTTTCGTCGCGGGCGTCGCCCTGCGTCTCGCGCGCGGGGCGAGTGGCGTCGCCTCCGTCGAGATCTCTCTGCTGGACGACCTCTCGTGGCTGCTCAACCTGCTGTTGTGGTTGGCTTTCGGCTTCGCCTCGATCGTTCTGCTCAGCGAGACCTACGACTGGTGGCCCGCGATCGTCCTCGCTCTCGTGGCCCTGACGGTGGGGCGGTTCCTGCCCGTGCTGCTCGCGCTGATCGGCACCGAGGCCACCCGCAAGGAGCGGTTCTTCGTCGCCGCCATGGGTCCTCGGGGCGCGGCATCCATCGTCTTCGGTCTCATCGCCGCGAACGCCCTGCCCGGGGAAGAGGGGTTCCTCGTGCTGGCGGCGACCTGCATGGTCGTGCTCGGCAGCGTGGTGCTGCACGGCATCGCGGGACCGCTCCTGGTGCGCCGGTTCTGGCCCGGGCGGGTCGCCGCCGCCTGA
- a CDS encoding bifunctional lysylphosphatidylglycerol flippase/synthetase MprF translates to MVAVMDKAQAAPETTPATRPVNRVPRWDVPGLLRRRTGTLGVTLAILVVSTVTIATESTFEAGPFDLRDMLLALVRVDDPLVLAVTVLLTLVTCGAAEGLLGTRRLLAAFVGGGLVVCAVGEVIGWFEDNVIPEVSLNVTPDTGAPPIAALLCVAIAASCFASPLWRRRIRIGGVVLAVTMFLYAASASDLYTLIALPVGMAAGLVLGGTRAVGIPRSSLREKRVLLAALTAITAIGPVVATLWGSGAGVLSVYSWLSYDPLNVADGVVCAIGSTNAPCPPSASVYAELQPASGWIAALPQLVLLIAAWGVLRGRRGALHLAVGVNVLTFAAMSILLLLSETDTLEQLATVRAAYDVADVWQTVVGMVVGAALPLMVAVLLVRFRAAAQIRSTPGVRRIFVRTVVVAALGSLALALVGILMTSAEFRPWPNVTTVLATLPLRLVPPSLLPPEALVFVPMTGAAQAAWYLPPLLFWLSVVVAAVRFVVRSGAAETAPDRERARALLAAGSGDTLGHMTLWEGNVYWFAADAEAAIAYRVRGGFAVTLGGAFGPDRDDASVGAEFAAFCEEQGWTPVFYSVDDAERERLAPLGWSSLQVAEEALLDPRSWTPAGKKRQDVRTATNRAAREGLTSRWARWSELSFFDRGQIRDISEAWVSDKTIPEMGFTLGSTDQLDDPQVRLLVARDGSGRIMAFTSWIPIHRDGTIAGYALDVMRRRDDAMPGVMEFLIGQAVDRLREDGMTVMSLSGSPLARHSTGDDADRSALDRGLDVISALLEPAYGFRSLANFKKKFQPDFAPLWMIYPDATQIPAIAIALVRCYIPGLTLRSAAEMAASLRRPREAAGR, encoded by the coding sequence ATGGTCGCGGTGATGGACAAGGCGCAGGCAGCGCCCGAGACGACGCCGGCGACGCGGCCCGTGAACCGCGTCCCGCGGTGGGATGTCCCCGGACTGCTCCGGCGTCGCACCGGGACGCTCGGGGTGACACTGGCGATCCTCGTGGTCAGCACCGTGACGATCGCAACGGAGAGCACCTTCGAAGCCGGTCCCTTCGACCTGCGCGACATGCTGCTCGCCCTGGTGCGGGTCGACGACCCGCTCGTGCTCGCCGTCACCGTGCTGTTGACCCTGGTGACGTGCGGCGCTGCGGAGGGGCTCCTGGGCACGCGACGTCTGCTCGCGGCGTTCGTGGGCGGCGGGCTCGTCGTCTGCGCGGTCGGCGAGGTCATCGGCTGGTTCGAGGACAACGTCATCCCCGAGGTCTCGCTGAACGTCACCCCCGACACGGGGGCACCGCCGATTGCGGCGCTGCTGTGCGTCGCGATCGCCGCGAGCTGTTTCGCCTCGCCGCTGTGGCGCCGGCGCATCCGCATCGGCGGCGTGGTCCTCGCCGTGACCATGTTCCTCTACGCGGCCTCGGCGTCCGACCTCTACACGCTCATCGCCCTGCCCGTCGGCATGGCGGCCGGCCTCGTGCTCGGGGGGACGCGGGCCGTCGGCATTCCCCGCAGCTCCCTGCGCGAGAAGCGCGTGCTGCTGGCCGCGCTCACCGCCATCACCGCCATCGGGCCGGTCGTGGCCACCCTCTGGGGCTCGGGGGCGGGAGTGCTGTCGGTCTACAGCTGGCTGTCGTACGACCCGCTGAACGTGGCCGACGGCGTCGTCTGCGCGATCGGTTCGACCAACGCTCCCTGCCCGCCCTCCGCCTCGGTCTACGCCGAGCTCCAGCCCGCCTCGGGGTGGATCGCCGCGCTCCCGCAGCTGGTGCTGCTGATCGCCGCCTGGGGCGTGCTGCGCGGGCGCCGCGGCGCCCTGCACCTGGCCGTGGGGGTGAACGTCCTCACCTTCGCGGCGATGAGCATCCTGCTGCTGCTGAGCGAGACCGACACGCTCGAGCAGCTCGCGACGGTGCGTGCCGCGTACGACGTCGCCGACGTCTGGCAGACGGTCGTGGGCATGGTCGTCGGTGCCGCCCTTCCCCTGATGGTCGCCGTGCTTCTCGTGCGTTTCCGCGCCGCCGCGCAGATCCGATCGACCCCCGGGGTGCGCCGGATCTTCGTGCGCACGGTCGTCGTCGCGGCCCTGGGCTCGCTGGCGCTGGCGCTGGTCGGCATCCTGATGACGTCCGCCGAGTTCCGGCCATGGCCGAACGTGACCACCGTGCTCGCCACTCTGCCCCTGCGTCTCGTCCCGCCGTCGCTTCTGCCGCCCGAGGCCCTCGTCTTCGTCCCGATGACCGGAGCCGCACAGGCGGCGTGGTACCTGCCGCCGCTGCTGTTCTGGCTGAGCGTCGTGGTCGCCGCCGTGCGCTTCGTGGTCCGCTCCGGCGCCGCCGAGACCGCACCCGATCGCGAGCGCGCGCGGGCTCTGCTCGCAGCGGGATCGGGGGACACCCTCGGGCACATGACCCTGTGGGAGGGGAACGTCTACTGGTTCGCCGCCGACGCGGAGGCGGCGATCGCCTACCGGGTACGCGGCGGTTTCGCGGTGACGCTCGGCGGTGCCTTCGGCCCCGACCGGGACGACGCCTCCGTCGGCGCGGAGTTCGCCGCGTTCTGTGAGGAGCAGGGCTGGACCCCGGTCTTCTACAGCGTCGACGACGCCGAGCGCGAGCGGCTCGCCCCGCTGGGCTGGTCGTCGCTGCAGGTCGCCGAGGAGGCCTTGCTCGACCCGCGCAGCTGGACTCCCGCCGGCAAGAAGCGACAGGACGTCCGGACGGCCACCAACCGCGCGGCGCGAGAGGGACTGACCTCGCGTTGGGCCCGGTGGAGCGAGCTGTCGTTCTTCGATCGCGGCCAGATCCGCGACATCTCGGAGGCCTGGGTCTCGGACAAGACGATCCCCGAGATGGGTTTCACCCTCGGCTCGACCGACCAGCTCGACGACCCCCAGGTGCGCCTTCTCGTGGCGCGCGACGGATCGGGACGCATCATGGCTTTCACGAGCTGGATACCGATCCATCGCGACGGCACGATCGCCGGGTACGCCCTCGACGTCATGCGTCGGCGCGACGACGCGATGCCCGGGGTCATGGAGTTCCTCATCGGTCAGGCCGTCGATCGGCTCCGCGAAGACGGCATGACGGTGATGAGCCTGTCGGGTTCGCCCCTGGCGCGGCACTCCACCGGAGACGACGCCGATCGCAGCGCCCTGGACCGCGGCCTCGACGTCATCAGCGCGCTCCTCGAGCCGGCGTACGGGTTCCGGTCGCTGGCGAACTTCAAGAAGAAGTTCCAGCCCGACTTCGCGCCCCTGTGGATGATCTACCCGGATGCCACGCAGATCCCGGCCATCGCGATCGCCCTCGTCCGCTGCTACATCCCCGGGCTCACACTGCGTTCGGCGGCGGAGATGGCCGCCTCGTTGCGCCGGCCGCGGGAGGCCGCGGGGCGCTGA